One genomic region from Gossypium hirsutum isolate 1008001.06 chromosome D13, Gossypium_hirsutum_v2.1, whole genome shotgun sequence encodes:
- the LOC107894971 gene encoding uncharacterized protein — protein MGRAAFTKTKILMLREAKRVERPLSKIAGADREINKKCKSNNDIKGSSSWVPHPKSGIYFPKGHEWVMDDVPDRAASFSSSYWVRSVDGVDKPESSVHDEHYSHANM, from the exons ATGGGAAGAGCTGCTTTTACCAAAACCAAGATTTTGATGCTAAG GGAAGCAAAACGCGTTGAGCGACCATTGAGCAAAATTGCAGGCGCAGATCGAGAGATCAATAAGAAGTGCAAGAGTAACAACGATATAAAAGGTTCATCGAGTTGGGTTCCACATCCAAAGAGTGGGATATATTTCCCCAAAGGCCATGAATGGGTGATGGATGACGTTCCGGACCGGGCGGCTTCTTTCAGTTCAAGTTACTGGGTTCGAAGCGTCGACGGTGTTGATAAACCGGAGTCTTCGGTTCATGATGAACACTATTCCCATGCAAATATGTGA